The Elaeis guineensis isolate ETL-2024a chromosome 14, EG11, whole genome shotgun sequence genome has a segment encoding these proteins:
- the LOC105057230 gene encoding putative zinc transporter At3g08650 isoform X1, which yields MASGLRILLPFLLVFVLLHGFTIAESEKEFIRRSLKPPHRNLESAAIDGTGREAGFGTSEDSFHGFGEKNAANTRVSASTVAWLTLAMAAATALGAIPFFFVELGQQWAGICNGLAAGVMLAASFDLVQEGQIHGSGNWVVIGILSGGIFIWLCKKFLEQYGEVSMLDIKGADANKVILVVGIMTLHSFGEGSGVGVSFAGSKGLSQGLLVTLAIAVHNIPEGLAVSMVLSSRGVSPQNAMLWSFITSLPQPIVAVPSFLCADAFHKVLPFCTGFAAGCMIWMVIAEVLPDAFKGATPPQVASAGTLSVAFMETLSTMLQSFNDGYNSEDASGFLVSLLFGLGPLLGGIILVTFSLTFFLQHSFLTGMASGIAFLLAAWRPLQLLLSAKMGFFTLTILLIAGSALYHMFTSSMLRVAPRRKTSVDNLASSGLSVSALTLQSFFACMAIILHALAEGLALGVAAPKAYGLGRHMVLPVSLHGLPRGAAVAGCIFGATDSWRGALAAAALTGFAGPISAIGAILAGIDYNGLDYWMVLACGTLLPSFSTVFQRALKLDIRKSTCGLLMGLGFACVCLISTRLVCLHTPYCNSAPEAVT from the exons atgGCCTCAGGGTTGAGAATTCTCCTACCATTCTTGCTAGTATTTGTTTTACTGCATGGTTTTACCATTGCAGAATCTGAGAAAGAATTCATCCGGAGGTCTCTGAAACCTCCTCATAGGAACTTGGAAAGTGCAGCTATAGATGGAACTGGTAGAGAAGCTGGATTTGGTACCTCCGAGGATAGTTTTCATGGGTTTGGTGAGAAGAATGCTGCTAATACGAGAGTTTCAGCTTCTACGGTTGCATGGCTTACTCTTGCCATGGCTGCAGCAACAGCCTTGGGCGCAATTCCCTTTTTCTTTGTGGAGTTAGGGCAACAATGGGCAGGTATATGCAATGGTTTGGCTGCTGGAGTGATGTTGGCTGCAAGCTTTGACCTAGTGCAAGAAGGACAGATCCATGGCAGTGGAAACTGGGTTGTTATTGGAATTTTGAGTGGTGGGATTTTCATTTGGCTTTGTAAGAAG TTTCTTGAGCAGTATGGTGAAGTAAGCATGCTGGACATAAAAGGTGCTGATGCAAATAAAGTTATACTTGTAGTCGGAATAATGACTCTTCATTCCTTTGGGGAGGGTTCGGGTGTCGGGGTATCTTTTGCTGGCTCAAAAGGGCTTTCTCAAGGTCTTCTGGTTACTCTGGCAATAGCTGTGCACAACATACCTGAAGGTTTAGCTGTGAGCATGGTTCTATCATCACGCGGGGTCTCTCCTCAGAATGCAATGCTGTGGAGCTTCATTACATCGTTGCCCCAG CCCATTGTAGCTGTCCCTTCGTTCCTTTGTGCTGATGCATTCCACAAGGTACTTCCTTTTTGTACGGGCTTTGCTGCTGGGTGCATGATCTGGATGGTGATAGCAGAGGTTCTTCCCGATGCTTTTAAG GGAGCAACACCTCCTCAAGTTGCTTCTGCAGGCACGCTATCTGTAGCATTTATGGAAACCCTGAGCACAATGCTCCAAAGTTTTAACGATGGCTACAA CTCAGAGGATGCCTCTGGATTTTTGGTATCACTACTTTTTGGTCTTGGCCCATTGCTTGGTGGAATTATTCTCGTCACTTTTTCTCTCACCTTTTTTCTACAACATTCTTTTCTCACGGGCATGGCCTCTGGCATTGCATTTCTTCTTGCTGCATGGAGGCCCCTCCAGCTTCTTTTGTCTGCAAAGATGGGGTTCTTTACCCTAACAATTTTGCTTATCGCTGGTTCTGCCTTATACCACATGTTCACATCTAGCATGTTAAGGGTTGCTCCTCGCAGGAAGACTTCTGTCGATAACCTTGCATCTTCTGGTCTTTCTGTGAGTGCCCTTACTCTCCAATCATTCTTTGCATGTATGGCCATCATTCTTCATGCCCTAGCCGAGGGGCTTGCTCTAGGTGTGGCGGCCCCAAAGGCTTATGGGCTTGGCAGACACATGGTTCTACCAGTTTCACTACACGGGCTGCCACGAGGTGCAGCTGTTGCAGGCTGCATCTTTGGTGCCACCGACAGCTGGCGGGGAGCCTTAGCAGCTGCTGCCTTGACTGGATTTGCGGGCCCTATCTCTGCCATTGGAGCTATACTTGCAGGCATCGACTACAATGGACTTGATTATTGGATGGTTCTTGCATGTGGAACGTTGCTTCCTAGCTTTAGCACTGTTTTCCAGCGAGCGCTGAAGTTGGACATAAGGAAGAGCACCTGTGGGCTTTTGATGGGTCTTGGATTTGCCTGTGTGTGTTTAATATCCACCAGGTTGGTTTGCCTGCATACACCTTACTGCAATTCAGCGCCGGAGGCTGTCACATAG
- the LOC105057230 gene encoding putative zinc transporter At3g08650 isoform X2: protein MAAATALGAIPFFFVELGQQWAGICNGLAAGVMLAASFDLVQEGQIHGSGNWVVIGILSGGIFIWLCKKFLEQYGEVSMLDIKGADANKVILVVGIMTLHSFGEGSGVGVSFAGSKGLSQGLLVTLAIAVHNIPEGLAVSMVLSSRGVSPQNAMLWSFITSLPQPIVAVPSFLCADAFHKVLPFCTGFAAGCMIWMVIAEVLPDAFKGATPPQVASAGTLSVAFMETLSTMLQSFNDGYNSEDASGFLVSLLFGLGPLLGGIILVTFSLTFFLQHSFLTGMASGIAFLLAAWRPLQLLLSAKMGFFTLTILLIAGSALYHMFTSSMLRVAPRRKTSVDNLASSGLSVSALTLQSFFACMAIILHALAEGLALGVAAPKAYGLGRHMVLPVSLHGLPRGAAVAGCIFGATDSWRGALAAAALTGFAGPISAIGAILAGIDYNGLDYWMVLACGTLLPSFSTVFQRALKLDIRKSTCGLLMGLGFACVCLISTRLVCLHTPYCNSAPEAVT, encoded by the exons ATGGCTGCAGCAACAGCCTTGGGCGCAATTCCCTTTTTCTTTGTGGAGTTAGGGCAACAATGGGCAGGTATATGCAATGGTTTGGCTGCTGGAGTGATGTTGGCTGCAAGCTTTGACCTAGTGCAAGAAGGACAGATCCATGGCAGTGGAAACTGGGTTGTTATTGGAATTTTGAGTGGTGGGATTTTCATTTGGCTTTGTAAGAAG TTTCTTGAGCAGTATGGTGAAGTAAGCATGCTGGACATAAAAGGTGCTGATGCAAATAAAGTTATACTTGTAGTCGGAATAATGACTCTTCATTCCTTTGGGGAGGGTTCGGGTGTCGGGGTATCTTTTGCTGGCTCAAAAGGGCTTTCTCAAGGTCTTCTGGTTACTCTGGCAATAGCTGTGCACAACATACCTGAAGGTTTAGCTGTGAGCATGGTTCTATCATCACGCGGGGTCTCTCCTCAGAATGCAATGCTGTGGAGCTTCATTACATCGTTGCCCCAG CCCATTGTAGCTGTCCCTTCGTTCCTTTGTGCTGATGCATTCCACAAGGTACTTCCTTTTTGTACGGGCTTTGCTGCTGGGTGCATGATCTGGATGGTGATAGCAGAGGTTCTTCCCGATGCTTTTAAG GGAGCAACACCTCCTCAAGTTGCTTCTGCAGGCACGCTATCTGTAGCATTTATGGAAACCCTGAGCACAATGCTCCAAAGTTTTAACGATGGCTACAA CTCAGAGGATGCCTCTGGATTTTTGGTATCACTACTTTTTGGTCTTGGCCCATTGCTTGGTGGAATTATTCTCGTCACTTTTTCTCTCACCTTTTTTCTACAACATTCTTTTCTCACGGGCATGGCCTCTGGCATTGCATTTCTTCTTGCTGCATGGAGGCCCCTCCAGCTTCTTTTGTCTGCAAAGATGGGGTTCTTTACCCTAACAATTTTGCTTATCGCTGGTTCTGCCTTATACCACATGTTCACATCTAGCATGTTAAGGGTTGCTCCTCGCAGGAAGACTTCTGTCGATAACCTTGCATCTTCTGGTCTTTCTGTGAGTGCCCTTACTCTCCAATCATTCTTTGCATGTATGGCCATCATTCTTCATGCCCTAGCCGAGGGGCTTGCTCTAGGTGTGGCGGCCCCAAAGGCTTATGGGCTTGGCAGACACATGGTTCTACCAGTTTCACTACACGGGCTGCCACGAGGTGCAGCTGTTGCAGGCTGCATCTTTGGTGCCACCGACAGCTGGCGGGGAGCCTTAGCAGCTGCTGCCTTGACTGGATTTGCGGGCCCTATCTCTGCCATTGGAGCTATACTTGCAGGCATCGACTACAATGGACTTGATTATTGGATGGTTCTTGCATGTGGAACGTTGCTTCCTAGCTTTAGCACTGTTTTCCAGCGAGCGCTGAAGTTGGACATAAGGAAGAGCACCTGTGGGCTTTTGATGGGTCTTGGATTTGCCTGTGTGTGTTTAATATCCACCAGGTTGGTTTGCCTGCATACACCTTACTGCAATTCAGCGCCGGAGGCTGTCACATAG